Proteins found in one Campylobacter canadensis genomic segment:
- a CDS encoding shikimate kinase: protein MNKNIVLIGFMGCGKSTIARKLAKIFKRQLVDTDILIEERMQMSIKDIFATYGEEYFRKLECELKDELSLKNNLIISCGGGFANLENIKTMGFVVYIYLPFFIIKKRVKNNGKRPLFDDKAKKLYNKRLALYEKNADIKIDNSKLKFKEFAKICEFFLNLNLHNTKISIDLLKNK from the coding sequence ATGAATAAAAATATAGTTTTAATAGGTTTTATGGGTTGTGGTAAAAGCACAATAGCTAGAAAATTAGCAAAGATTTTTAAAAGACAACTTGTTGATACTGATATTTTGATTGAAGAAAGAATGCAAATGAGTATTAAAGATATCTTTGCAACTTATGGAGAAGAATATTTTAGAAAACTTGAATGTGAGTTAAAAGATGAATTAAGCTTAAAAAACAATTTGATTATTTCTTGTGGTGGTGGCTTTGCTAACTTAGAAAATATAAAAACAATGGGCTTTGTAGTTTATATTTACTTGCCATTTTTTATAATTAAAAAAAGAGTAAAAAATAATGGCAAAAGACCACTTTTTGATGACAAAGCAAAAAAACTTTATAATAAAAGATTAGCTTTATATGAAAAAAACGCTGATATTAAAATTGATAATTCAAAGTTAAAATTTAAAGAATTTGCAAAAATATGCGAATTTTTCTTAAATCTTAATTTGCATAATACAAAAATAAGTATTGATTTGCTAAAAAATAAATAA
- a CDS encoding ATP-binding protein translates to MKALALFSGGLDSMLSIATIVKQNIEVEALFFYTGFGPSNFELLEKRAKMAGASFSVVDITNSYLQEVLFNPKYGYGKAINPCIDCHAFMFKCALMMLKEKNASFVISGEVLGQRPMSQRSSALKSVKNLSGDENNLILRPLSAKLLEESIPESKGWVDRNKLLDFSGRSRTRQMQLAKEYGFNDYESPAGGCLLTLQAYKNKILDFNKYDSLKASDIAMLKLGRHLRLPNGAKMVISRNEEEGNKMLEAKKDTNLIEIFTNKLGAISLLSKDACKEDILLACSLALAYSKNTDIENECLFNEQKYICKAANKEEASKYFIV, encoded by the coding sequence ATGAAAGCCTTAGCCTTATTTAGTGGCGGACTTGATAGTATGCTTTCTATTGCAACTATCGTAAAGCAAAATATAGAAGTAGAAGCCTTATTTTTTTACACAGGTTTTGGACCTAGCAATTTTGAATTATTAGAAAAAAGAGCAAAAATGGCTGGAGCTAGTTTTAGTGTAGTAGATATTACAAATTCATATTTGCAAGAAGTGCTTTTTAATCCAAAATACGGTTATGGCAAGGCTATAAATCCTTGTATTGATTGCCATGCTTTTATGTTTAAGTGTGCTTTGATGATGCTTAAAGAAAAAAATGCTTCTTTTGTGATAAGCGGAGAAGTTTTAGGGCAAAGACCAATGAGTCAAAGAAGCAGTGCTTTAAAGAGTGTAAAGAATTTAAGTGGAGATGAAAATAATCTTATTTTAAGACCACTTAGCGCTAAATTACTTGAAGAGAGCATACCAGAAAGCAAAGGCTGGGTTGATAGAAACAAATTATTAGATTTTAGCGGTAGAAGTAGAACAAGGCAAATGCAACTTGCAAAAGAGTATGGCTTTAACGATTATGAAAGCCCTGCAGGTGGGTGTTTATTAACCTTACAAGCTTACAAAAATAAAATTCTTGATTTTAATAAATACGATAGCTTAAAAGCAAGTGATATTGCTATGCTTAAACTAGGTAGGCATTTAAGATTGCCTAATGGAGCTAAGATGGTTATTTCTCGTAATGAAGAAGAAGGTAATAAAATGCTTGAAGCAAAAAAAGATACTAATTTAATAGAAATTTTTACAAATAAATTAGGAGCTATTTCTTTGCTTAGTAAAGATGCTTGCAAGGAAGATATTTTACTTGCTTGTTCTTTAGCCTTAGCATATTCAAAAAATACTGATATAGAAAATGAGTGTTTGTTTAACGAACAAAAATATATTTGCAAAGCAGCAAATAAAGAAGAAGCTAGTAAATATTTTATAGTTTAA
- a CDS encoding flagellar hook-basal body protein — translation MQNGYYQATAGMVTQLNRLNVISNNLANLNTAGFKSDDVVIADYKRLFEEHMKQTPIKDNTKDAAKYINQTLTRMPNIDITYSDFSQGALKYTNNSLDLALQKSDLFFMVQASDGSVKFTKNGSFSIDDEGFLVTKNGERILSNSYFDDPANSAIAIDDNALITVDSNGNIYQDGQLANSLFIAKVDDVRALRKVGDNLYKLDDLTTMQNTNESNSVRSGYLEMSNVNAVTQMSELIETHRLVEAYQKVMTSHMDDLNQEAINKLASTK, via the coding sequence ATGCAAAATGGTTATTATCAAGCAACCGCAGGTATGGTTACACAGCTTAATCGTTTAAATGTAATTTCAAACAATTTAGCAAATTTAAATACAGCTGGTTTTAAAAGTGATGATGTTGTAATTGCTGATTATAAACGCTTATTTGAAGAGCATATGAAGCAAACTCCAATAAAAGATAACACAAAAGATGCAGCAAAATACATAAATCAAACCCTAACTCGTATGCCAAATATTGATATTACTTATTCTGATTTTTCACAAGGCGCTTTAAAATATACAAATAATTCATTAGATTTAGCATTACAAAAAAGTGATTTGTTTTTTATGGTTCAAGCTAGTGATGGCAGTGTGAAATTTACTAAAAATGGTTCTTTTTCTATTGATGATGAAGGTTTTTTAGTTACAAAAAACGGAGAAAGAATTTTATCAAATTCTTATTTTGATGACCCAGCAAATTCAGCAATTGCAATTGATGATAATGCCTTAATTACAGTTGATAGTAATGGAAATATTTATCAAGACGGACAATTAGCTAATTCTTTATTTATCGCAAAGGTAGATGATGTTAGAGCCTTAAGAAAGGTTGGAGATAATTTATATAAATTAGATGATTTAACCACAATGCAAAATACAAATGAATCAAATAGTGTAAGAAGCGGATATTTAGAAATGAGTAATGTAAATGCAGTTACTCAAATGAGTGAATTAATTGAAACTCATCGTTTAGTAGAAGCGTATCAAAAGGTTATGACATCTCATATGGATGATTTAAATCAAGAAGCAATTAATAAATTAGCAAGTACAAAATAA
- the dnaG gene encoding DNA primase has product MSNINKLKEIINIKDVISNYIQVISKGHNSVCVCPFHADKNPSMQISEEKGLFHCFGCGASGDAFSFVQKYKNVDFLEALKEIAAMYNFNLDMNKNTPRIQNEALVVLNEYYVNELNVRTQMLNYLTSRKINRDLRVKFCLGYAPSTKDTKRILQKANISEEQAFKQGVLKKSEHGYFASFIERITFPIYDANGVLIAFGARTLNADNPAKYVNSPASKLFNKKEIFYAYHLAKSSINKEKKIIICEGYMDVISLHAAGFTYAVAVLGTALTAYHLRLIKKDCFVQLCFDKDNAGQNAAFKSALLFTQNNYNGEVITLKEFKDPAEFVENDKILSLHKEFKTGQNLISFCIEYIFKNSLKLASMQDFALMKFEPFAIKEAYALVLDYTKKLEPYLASEHLSMFCKKYNLNYELLNNIKIPKVLAKANTKLSSVEACVLYFLAISKTDLNELIIKDNFTQKNLIEKICNLEFSDPMLLDFVNNAHYSWKINDMCAFLCNLAVLYKNNSDLVKQILFKEFINALNINTSIIYSKEKLFTAYKIFLDILHFSNSYEDEKNIIRMQIKKLGEDK; this is encoded by the coding sequence TTGAGCAATATTAATAAATTAAAAGAAATTATCAATATAAAAGATGTAATAAGTAATTATATTCAAGTTATTAGCAAAGGTCATAATAGTGTTTGTGTATGCCCTTTTCATGCTGATAAAAACCCTAGTATGCAAATTAGCGAAGAAAAAGGATTATTTCATTGTTTTGGCTGCGGTGCTAGTGGAGATGCTTTTAGCTTTGTGCAAAAATATAAAAATGTAGATTTTTTAGAAGCTTTAAAAGAAATTGCTGCTATGTATAATTTTAATCTTGATATGAATAAAAATACCCCTAGAATTCAAAATGAAGCCTTAGTAGTTTTAAACGAATATTATGTAAATGAGCTTAATGTAAGAACTCAAATGCTAAATTATTTAACTTCTCGTAAAATTAATAGAGATTTAAGGGTTAAATTTTGTTTAGGTTATGCACCAAGCACTAAAGACACAAAAAGAATTTTACAAAAAGCAAATATAAGCGAAGAACAAGCTTTTAAACAAGGGGTTTTAAAAAAATCAGAACATGGTTATTTTGCGTCTTTTATTGAAAGAATAACCTTTCCAATTTATGATGCAAACGGTGTTTTAATAGCATTTGGAGCAAGGACGCTAAATGCAGACAATCCTGCAAAATATGTAAATTCTCCTGCTTCAAAATTATTTAATAAAAAAGAAATCTTTTACGCTTATCATCTTGCAAAAAGTAGTATAAATAAAGAAAAAAAGATAATAATTTGCGAAGGATATATGGATGTAATTAGCTTACACGCAGCAGGATTTACTTATGCTGTAGCGGTTTTAGGTACAGCGCTTACAGCTTATCATTTAAGATTAATTAAAAAAGATTGCTTTGTTCAGCTTTGCTTTGATAAAGATAACGCAGGGCAAAATGCTGCTTTTAAATCAGCATTATTATTTACTCAAAATAATTATAACGGCGAGGTAATTACCTTAAAAGAGTTTAAAGACCCAGCAGAATTTGTTGAAAATGATAAAATCCTATCTTTGCATAAAGAGTTTAAAACAGGGCAAAATTTAATTAGTTTTTGTATTGAATATATTTTTAAAAATTCTTTAAAACTTGCATCAATGCAAGATTTTGCCTTAATGAAATTTGAACCATTTGCTATAAAAGAAGCTTATGCTTTAGTGCTAGATTACACAAAAAAATTAGAACCTTATTTAGCAAGCGAGCATTTAAGTATGTTTTGTAAAAAATATAATTTAAATTATGAATTGTTAAATAACATAAAAATTCCAAAAGTACTTGCAAAAGCAAATACAAAGTTAAGTTCAGTTGAAGCTTGTGTTTTGTATTTTTTAGCAATTTCAAAAACAGATTTAAATGAATTAATTATAAAGGATAATTTCACTCAAAAAAATTTAATTGAGAAAATATGCAATTTAGAATTTTCAGACCCTATGCTTTTAGATTTTGTAAATAATGCACATTATAGTTGGAAAATTAATGATATGTGTGCTTTTTTATGTAATTTAGCAGTTTTATATAAAAATAATAGCGACCTAGTAAAACAAATATTATTTAAAGAATTTATAAATGCTTTAAACATCAATACAAGCATAATTTACAGTAAAGAAAAATTATTTACTGCTTATAAAATATTTTTAGATATTTTGCATTTTTCAAATAGCTATGAAGATGAAAAAAATATAATAAGAATGCAAATAAAAAAATTAGGAGAAGATAAATAA
- the flgG gene encoding flagellar basal-body rod protein FlgG, which translates to MLRSLYTAATGMIAQQTQIDTTSHNIANVNTMGYKKNRAEFADLMYQVMDYAGTSTSTTTKSPTGIEVGLGARPNAITKIFTQGYFKETGNDLDMVIAGNGFFQVQLPDGTTAYTRNGAFKLDSDGAIVNSDGYRLLPEMNVPEDALSISVGVDGTVSVIQAGNTEATQIGQIELVNFINPSGLHALGDNNFLETGSSGAPIAGVAGQNGLGQIKQHFVEMSNVQLVEEMTDLITGQRAYEANSKAITTSDEMLSIVNGLKR; encoded by the coding sequence ATGTTAAGAAGTCTTTATACAGCAGCAACAGGAATGATAGCACAGCAAACTCAAATAGATACAACATCTCATAATATTGCCAATGTTAATACAATGGGATATAAAAAAAATAGGGCAGAATTTGCTGATTTAATGTATCAAGTAATGGACTATGCAGGAACAAGCACAAGTACAACCACAAAAAGCCCAACAGGTATAGAAGTTGGTTTAGGTGCAAGACCAAATGCAATTACAAAAATATTTACTCAAGGTTATTTTAAAGAAACAGGCAATGATTTAGATATGGTTATTGCAGGTAATGGTTTTTTTCAAGTTCAGCTTCCTGATGGAACAACAGCTTATACTAGAAATGGAGCTTTTAAGCTAGATAGTGATGGGGCTATTGTAAATAGTGATGGATATAGGCTTTTACCAGAAATGAATGTACCAGAAGATGCGCTTAGTATTTCAGTTGGTGTTGATGGAACGGTAAGCGTTATTCAAGCAGGAAATACAGAAGCAACTCAAATAGGTCAAATTGAATTAGTAAATTTTATAAACCCTAGTGGCTTACACGCTTTAGGAGATAATAACTTTTTAGAAACAGGCTCAAGTGGAGCTCCTATTGCAGGAGTTGCAGGGCAAAATGGTTTAGGGCAAATTAAACAGCATTTTGTTGAGATGAGTAATGTTCAATTAGTTGAAGAAATGACAGATTTAATCACAGGTCAGCGTGCTTATGAGGCAAATTCAAAGGCGATTACAACAAGTGATGAAATGTTAAGCATTGTAAATGGGTTAAAACGCTAA
- a CDS encoding NCS2 family permease, which translates to MQEFFKFKELNTNYKTEIIGGLTTFVTMAYVLAVVPKMLTNAGFDIHTALVLVSISIIISTLAMGIFTNRPFAIAPGLGSVAVAVSMVSENSFSTGVMAGAIFLSGIIFMLVTFLGLRQLLINAIPPALKYAISASVGLYIAFIGARSAGLIVAGKKSLVWGDLASKGVLVCVFGFIILLILQAKKVPASIIISIILSTILSILIGHSQMPSSFFALPMNPISAISQRISEFDFLNSLSFSIIPFVIALFIPDFFSTFGTILGVGTKAGFFDKNANMQGIDKCFKIDASATAAAGVVGVPCLCTYLESSAGVVAGARSGFSMLVVSFCFLLAMFFTPLAIMVPSAASAPAIIYIGICMFMGINKINNDDFTEMFPVFVCVVFTILASNIANGICVAIPVYVLLKIAKKDFSFSPLLYVMCFISFMYFYTLIAR; encoded by the coding sequence ATGCAAGAATTTTTTAAATTTAAAGAATTAAATACAAATTATAAAACAGAAATAATAGGTGGTCTTACAACCTTTGTTACTATGGCTTATGTTTTAGCAGTTGTGCCTAAAATGCTTACTAATGCTGGTTTTGATATACATACAGCCTTAGTTTTAGTTAGTATTAGCATAATTATTAGTACTCTTGCTATGGGTATTTTTACAAACCGTCCTTTTGCAATAGCGCCTGGTCTTGGGTCGGTTGCAGTTGCGGTATCTATGGTGAGCGAAAATTCTTTTAGTACTGGAGTTATGGCAGGGGCTATTTTTTTAAGTGGGATTATTTTTATGCTTGTAACTTTTTTAGGTTTAAGACAGCTTTTAATTAATGCAATTCCACCTGCTTTAAAATATGCAATAAGTGCTAGTGTTGGTTTATATATTGCTTTTATTGGCGCTAGAAGTGCTGGACTTATTGTAGCGGGCAAAAAATCTTTAGTTTGGGGAGATTTAGCGAGTAAGGGAGTGTTAGTTTGTGTTTTTGGTTTTATAATCTTACTTATTTTGCAAGCAAAAAAAGTGCCTGCAAGTATAATAATTAGCATTATTTTATCTACTATTTTATCTATTTTAATAGGTCATAGTCAAATGCCAAGTTCATTTTTTGCTTTACCGATGAATCCAATTAGTGCTATTTCACAAAGAATATCTGAATTTGATTTTTTAAATTCTTTATCTTTTAGCATTATTCCTTTTGTTATTGCACTTTTTATTCCTGATTTTTTTAGCACCTTTGGGACAATTTTAGGTGTTGGAACTAAGGCAGGATTTTTTGACAAAAATGCAAATATGCAAGGTATTGATAAATGTTTTAAAATTGATGCAAGTGCTACTGCTGCAGCTGGAGTTGTTGGGGTGCCTTGTTTATGTACTTATCTTGAAAGTAGTGCAGGGGTGGTTGCTGGGGCAAGAAGCGGCTTTTCAATGCTTGTTGTTAGTTTTTGTTTTTTACTTGCTATGTTTTTTACACCTTTAGCTATTATGGTGCCAAGTGCTGCTAGTGCACCTGCTATTATTTATATTGGCATTTGTATGTTTATGGGTATTAATAAGATAAATAATGATGATTTTACAGAGATGTTTCCTGTTTTTGTTTGCGTTGTTTTTACTATTCTTGCTAGTAATATTGCTAATGGAATTTGTGTTGCAATACCTGTTTATGTATTGCTTAAAATTGCTAAAAAAGATTTTTCTTTTTCACCACTTTTATATGTGATGTGTTTTATTAGTTTTATGTATTTTTATACATTGATAGCAAGATAA
- a CDS encoding c-type cytochrome: MKKNLLVLCLASTCLFAIQPQVNKIKSQTGIKPLEVDWFVPEAIEDDGYIDESKLPKDSKYIQAVVYGNKIMNETAYIIGPQAKDEKMRYAGNNLSCSSCHAKGGTIPYEAGYVGIHARFPQYLARGDVVATIENRINGCMERSMNGKPLPINSKEMKAMVTYFHFLSQGVPVGANVKGQGLGKVATLTRKADINKGKVIYEEQCVACHGENGEGLKNDEQKGGYYIYPALWGNDSYNTGAGMYRLIKAAQYIKHNMPKDAANLSDEEAYDVAAYINSQPRPIKKDRQKDFPDRRTKPLDMDVGPYDDDFSTDQHRYGPYDIMKNVSKEPIVK, from the coding sequence ATGAAAAAGAATTTACTCGTTTTGTGCCTAGCAAGCACCTGTTTATTTGCAATTCAACCGCAAGTAAATAAAATTAAAAGTCAAACAGGTATTAAGCCTTTAGAAGTTGATTGGTTTGTGCCAGAGGCGATTGAGGATGATGGGTATATTGATGAAAGTAAATTACCAAAAGATTCAAAATATATTCAAGCAGTTGTTTATGGTAACAAAATTATGAATGAAACAGCTTATATTATAGGACCACAAGCAAAAGATGAAAAAATGCGTTATGCAGGAAATAATCTTTCTTGTAGTTCTTGCCATGCAAAAGGCGGAACTATTCCATACGAAGCAGGTTATGTTGGAATACATGCAAGATTTCCACAATATTTAGCAAGGGGCGATGTTGTCGCTACTATTGAAAATAGAATTAATGGTTGTATGGAGCGTAGTATGAACGGTAAGCCTTTACCGATTAATTCTAAAGAAATGAAGGCTATGGTTACTTATTTTCACTTTTTATCTCAAGGAGTGCCAGTTGGAGCAAATGTTAAAGGGCAGGGCTTGGGTAAAGTTGCAACACTAACAAGAAAAGCAGATATCAATAAAGGTAAGGTAATTTATGAAGAGCAATGTGTTGCTTGTCATGGAGAAAATGGAGAAGGCTTAAAAAATGATGAGCAAAAAGGTGGATATTATATTTATCCTGCATTATGGGGAAATGATAGCTACAATACAGGTGCTGGGATGTATCGCTTAATAAAAGCAGCTCAATATATAAAACATAATATGCCAAAAGATGCAGCAAATTTAAGCGATGAAGAAGCGTATGATGTAGCAGCTTACATTAATTCTCAACCTCGTCCAATCAAAAAAGATAGACAAAAAGATTTTCCAGATAGAAGAACAAAACCGCTTGATATGGATGTAGGGCCTTATGATGATGATTTTAGCACAGACCAACACAGATACGGACCTTATGATATTATGAAAAATGTTAGTAAAGAGCCTATTGTAAAATAA
- a CDS encoding 3-deoxy-7-phosphoheptulonate synthase class II, translated as MFFDYTKYNAAQQPEYENKEELQEVIKELSSYPPLIFAMEANELKKDLAKVCKGEAFLLQGGDCAESFNDFNANNIRDMFKLFLQMALVLSFGSGKQVVKIARMAGQFAKPRSSDYEEKNNIKLPSYRGDIINSCEFNDFARKADAKRMLKAYLQSAATLNLLRAFSVGGLADLALINKLNLGFVRRDDIDSKYESLCHKVNEAIKFFESYGISSKNDSRLHETKIYTSHEALLLPYETALTRKDSLSDNYYNCSAHMLWIGERTRNVNDAHVQMLSRVCNPIGVKIGANANSSDILKLCEVLNPNNEAGRLNIIFRMGANKISNLEHILKDLSKEGLNLVYSIDPMHGNTQSIDGYKTRKFDDILQEVKSFWHIAKVNNIIPGGVHFEMTGQNVTECLGGSVNIKSTDLQKRYETQCDPRLNADQALELAFLIAELMNEK; from the coding sequence ATGTTTTTTGATTATACTAAGTACAATGCTGCGCAACAGCCAGAATATGAAAACAAAGAAGAATTACAAGAAGTTATAAAAGAATTAAGCTCATATCCACCACTAATTTTTGCAATGGAAGCAAATGAACTTAAAAAAGATTTAGCTAAAGTTTGCAAAGGCGAAGCTTTTTTATTACAAGGTGGAGATTGTGCTGAAAGCTTTAATGATTTTAACGCAAATAATATAAGAGATATGTTTAAGCTATTTTTACAAATGGCACTTGTTTTAAGTTTTGGCAGTGGAAAGCAAGTTGTAAAAATTGCAAGAATGGCAGGGCAATTTGCAAAACCTCGCTCAAGCGATTATGAAGAAAAAAATAATATAAAATTACCTAGCTATCGTGGAGATATTATAAATTCCTGTGAATTTAACGACTTTGCAAGAAAGGCTGATGCAAAAAGAATGCTAAAAGCTTATTTGCAAAGTGCAGCAACGCTTAATCTTTTAAGAGCCTTTAGTGTTGGCGGTCTTGCTGATTTAGCTTTAATTAACAAATTAAATCTTGGTTTTGTTAGAAGAGATGATATTGATAGCAAATATGAAAGTTTATGCCATAAAGTAAATGAAGCTATTAAATTTTTTGAAAGTTATGGCATTAGTTCTAAAAATGATTCAAGATTACACGAAACTAAAATTTATACAAGCCACGAAGCTTTATTATTGCCTTATGAAACAGCTCTTACAAGAAAGGATAGTTTAAGCGATAATTATTACAACTGCAGCGCTCATATGCTTTGGATTGGAGAAAGAACAAGAAATGTAAATGATGCTCATGTGCAAATGCTAAGCAGGGTTTGCAATCCTATTGGAGTAAAAATTGGTGCAAATGCAAATTCTAGTGATATTTTAAAATTATGCGAAGTGTTAAATCCAAACAATGAAGCAGGAAGATTAAATATAATCTTTAGAATGGGCGCAAATAAAATTTCTAATTTAGAACATATCTTAAAAGATTTATCAAAAGAAGGCTTAAATCTAGTTTATAGCATAGACCCAATGCACGGTAATACACAAAGCATTGATGGGTACAAAACAAGAAAATTTGATGATATTTTACAAGAAGTAAAAAGCTTTTGGCATATTGCAAAAGTAAATAATATCATTCCAGGTGGGGTGCATTTTGAAATGACAGGACAAAATGTTACTGAATGTCTTGGCGGTAGTGTAAATATTAAAAGTACTGATTTACAAAAACGCTATGAAACTCAATGCGACCCAAGATTAAATGCTGACCAAGCTTTAGAATTAGCATTCTTAATAGCTGAATTAATGAATGAAAAATGA